Sequence from the Deltaproteobacteria bacterium genome:
TCCCTTGTTTGCAAAGTTCTTACAAATTCTTGTGTAATTACTTTTAGTTCCCATCAGCCAACCTCCCCCATGAACATAGTTCAATATGGGATAGGGAGGTTCGCCATACGGCACAATGACATCCACCTTCTGTTTTCTGTTATTGCCATACGGTACATCGGAAATGAACTCTCTTGTTAACGGGGGATTTCTGTTATAGATAAATGATCTTGCGATAAGATCTGCAACTGAAAGGAAGATTTTAAGAAGATATGCTTTCATAAGCATTATCTCCACAGCGCCTAACGAGACTGTCGAAAAACCCTAAAATCCGCGATTTCGTAGCCCTAAATAGCTTGTAAGTATTTGATTTTACAGCGGGTACAAATGACCAAAATGCCATATTCGGACTTTTT
This genomic interval carries:
- a CDS encoding alpha/beta hydrolase, coding for MKAYLLKIFLSVADLIARSFIYNRNPPLTREFISDVPYGNNRKQKVDVIVPYGEPPYPILNYVHGGGWLMGTKSNYTRICKNFANKGYLVFNLNYRLGPTYRYPIQLQDVATAIYWVFSNAKRYNGDTCKIFLSGDSAGAHLVSWYAAALQKKSSSR